The region CTCTGGTTGGTCTGCTATTAATGGTCGTAGCATCCAGGAATGATTATAAGATTCTTAAAAGCTATAGTGGAGTTTTGTATATTTTTATGATAGCTACCTTGCTGGCTGTGGAGTTTTTTGGCGCAACTCGCCTAGGTGCGACGCGCTGGATCGCGATTGGCCCCTTCCAGTTTCAGCCCTCAGAACTTTCAAAATTAATTCTCATAGTGGTCCTTGCTAAATTTTATTCACAAAATTACGACTTTACAGACCAACTTAGGAACTTAGTTAAGTCTTTAGTATATACTTTACCAGCTGTATTCCTCGTTCTCGTCCAGCCGGACTTAGGTACTGCGATCGTACTTGGGTTTATCTGGCTTGCTATGACACTAGCAACAAGAGTAAAAAAGAAATATATCTTAGCGATGATTGTGGGCATTATTGTCCTTTTCCCAGTTATATATCCGAACCTCAAGACCTACCAAAGACAAAGGGTAAATACATTTCTTCAGCCAGCCTCCGATCCAAGCGGCACCGGCTATAATGTCAATCAAGCGATTATAGCTGTAGGCTCAGGTGGCGTATCAGGGCAGGGCTTAGCAAGCGGCGGCCAGACTCAAGGTAATTTCTTGCCAAGTTCACATACCGACTTTATTTTTGCAGTTTTGGCAGAGAAGTTGGGCTTCGTCGGCGCGCTTGTTTGTATTCTACTATTCGCTGCAGTAATTGCCAGGATAGTGATGGACGCTAGCCTTAGCCAGGATAGGTTCGGTAGCTTGCTTTGCATTGGCATCGCGGCGATGTTTATTATTCATGTTTTTGTAAATATCGGTATGAACCTCGGTATAATGCCTGTCACTGGGATACCTCTACCTTTTATATCTGCGGGCGGTACTAGCATGATGGCGAGTTTATTTTCAGTAGGTATCGTACAAAGTGTTTATTCTAGGCGCAGAGGCCGAGAGCTAAAGGATACGGAGTTAGTGTGAAGCACAATAAAAAACTTATCATATTTGGGGCTGGATTGCTGGTGTTAGGCTGGAGCTTGGCGTTTGGCAGGCCAAATAAGGGCACTGTCGCAGCCCAGGACGAATATGAGGTAAAAAATGTCATAGATGGCGACACATTGGAGATAGTAAGATTTGGGAAAAATGAGAAAGTAAGATTTATAGGCATTGATACGCCCGAAACTTTGGACCCAAGAAAGCCAGTTCAATGCTTCGGAGAGCAGGCTTCCCAAAAGTCAAAGGATCGGCTATCGGGCAAAGTAGTTAGGATTGAGTTTGACCCAGTTGTAGGGGAAAGAGATAAGTATAATAGGCTACTGGCATATGTCTGGGTAAATGGCACAGAGCTATATAACCTTGAATTGCTTGAGCAAGGTTTTGCTCATGAGTATACCTATAGATCCCAAAGCTAT is a window of Patescibacteria group bacterium DNA encoding:
- a CDS encoding thermonuclease family protein, which gives rise to MKHNKKLIIFGAGLLVLGWSLAFGRPNKGTVAAQDEYEVKNVIDGDTLEIVRFGKNEKVRFIGIDTPETLDPRKPVQCFGEQASQKSKDRLSGKVVRIEFDPVVGERDKYNRLLAYVWVNGTELYNLELLEQGFAHEYTYRSQSYKYQSAFKQAEMSAKSSGLGLWSSDTCSGITK
- the rodA gene encoding rod shape-determining protein RodA — translated: MKKRPIWKLGSYDNLLLAASTLLVILGLIVLYSLGVRAKQVSNQLDTTRQIVYALVGLLLMVVASRNDYKILKSYSGVLYIFMIATLLAVEFFGATRLGATRWIAIGPFQFQPSELSKLILIVVLAKFYSQNYDFTDQLRNLVKSLVYTLPAVFLVLVQPDLGTAIVLGFIWLAMTLATRVKKKYILAMIVGIIVLFPVIYPNLKTYQRQRVNTFLQPASDPSGTGYNVNQAIIAVGSGGVSGQGLASGGQTQGNFLPSSHTDFIFAVLAEKLGFVGALVCILLFAAVIARIVMDASLSQDRFGSLLCIGIAAMFIIHVFVNIGMNLGIMPVTGIPLPFISAGGTSMMASLFSVGIVQSVYSRRRGRELKDTELV